In Spinacia oleracea cultivar Varoflay chromosome 5, BTI_SOV_V1, whole genome shotgun sequence, a single window of DNA contains:
- the LOC110776291 gene encoding uncharacterized protein has protein sequence MDDSCAVCADTLEWVAYGPCGHRDVCSTCVARLRFICDDRRCCICKSDCNIVFVTKALGDYTRVVSDFSKLPSQVKEGQVGSYWYHEDTQTFFDDAEHYKMIRAMCRLSCNICDKASAEEQPQQDGGYRKRQRFRNIGQLKAHLSHQHRLFMCDLCLEGRKVFICEQNLYTRAQLNQHKRTGDSEVDGTESERGGFSGHPVCEFCRTSLYGENELYTHMSTEHFTCHICQRRNPGQYEYFKDYDDLENHFRHDHFLCEDEACLVKKFIVFQSESEIKRHNALEHGGRMSRSKRNAVLQIPTSFRYRSNNESGQHRGRRRSFRLESSQDTELSRAIEASLDRVNASDSVAGPSASSAAEPSLHAGLESSDLDPLVQPFDSLSTTDELSSRYRQAVSHTAADASLVGSSFPPLSTASSSSQQKSQQVSQNTMAAHLRRKNKSSILNVAQPRLANSRGPAPTTSAAWPAPANNRVAVAAPAPIPAHSRVPVPVLANSRGPAPATSAAWPAPAPSAGSSQVKPVNGNMGGSWGARNLGSSNRLSHSNSAPNLVDSKSFDPASDFPPVSAAQPNRLQSTAQRPQTKKIEDVQTANKSLVERMRAALDYDENKYNAFKEISQEYRQDLIDTWEYIQYVKQFNLTHLVPDMAKICPDIRKQKELIEAYNATTCKSSGGQETFWGSDNLQLKGSSSSSRKDKGKKVIDRPKETLADSVMNTVKTLQTQLKPFEGEAEVLEKDGYRSSKGKSTVALDGMPGGSNQHLPAQGTRNTTSVDGGTKQKKKTPKYIRVRLGENYDAAEFDVDNSSTDPNSAVPSGRGGVWRTGGAQKLFAK, from the exons ATGGACGATAGCTGTGCTGTGTGTGCGGATACCCTAGAATGGGTTGCCTATGGGCCGTGTGGTCATCGAGATGTTTGTTCTACTTGCGTCGCTCGCCTTCGATTCATCTGCGACGATCGCCGTTGCTGTATTTGTAAATCCGACTGCAACATCGTCTTCGTCACCAAG GCTTTGGGGGATTATACTAGAGTGGTGAGTGACTTTTCGAAGTTGCCATCGCAAGTGAAGGAGGGCCAGGTGGGTTCTTACTGGTATCATGAAGACACTCAAACTTTTTTCGACGATGCTGAACACTACAAGATGATCAGGGCAATGTGCAGGCTTTCCTGTAACATTTGTGACAAAGCTTCTGCAGAGGAACAACCTCAGCAAGATGGGGGTTATAGGAAGAGGCAGAGGTTCAGAAACATTGGCCAGCTTAAGGCTCACTTATCTCATCAACATCGTCTCTTTATGTGTGATCTTTGTTTAGAAGGAAGAAAG GTATTTATTTGCGAGCAAAATCTATATACTAGAGCACAGTTGAATCAGCACAAGAGAACAGGTGATTCAGAGGTAGATGGCACAGAAAGTGAAAGGGGAGGTTTTTCTGGGCACCCTGTGTGTGAATTCTGTCGAACCTCATTATATGGAGAAAATGAACTGTATACTCATATGTCAACTGAACACTTTACTTGCCATATTTGTCAAAG GCGAAATCCTGGTCAATATGAATACTTTAAGGATTATGATGACTTGGAG AACCACTTTCGTCACGATCACTTTCTGTGTGAAGATGAAGCATGCCTTGTGAAGAAGTTCATTGTATTCCAATCAGAATCCGAGATAAAG AGACATAATGCTTTGGAACATGGAGGCCGCATGTCTAGATCGAAGCGTAATGCTGTTCTCCAG ATACCAACTAGTTTTAGATACCGAAGTAATAATGAATCTGGACAACACCGCGGACGTAGACGGTCTTTCCGTCTTGAATCTTCTCAGGACACAGAGCTTAGTCGGGCCATTGAAGCCAGTCTCGATAGAGTTAATGCCAGTGATTCTGTGGCTGGTCCATCAGCATCATCAGCTGCTGAACCATCACTTCATGCTGGTTTAGAATCAAGCGACCTTGATCCCCTTGTACAGCCGTTTGACTCACTAAGCACTACTGATGAATTATCTTCAAGGTACCGTCAGGCTGTGTCTCATACTGCAGCTGATGCATCTCTAGTAGGATCTTCATTTCCTCCCTTGTCAACTGCATCCAGCAGCAGCCAACAAAAATCTCAACAAGTTTCCCAAAATACTATGGCAGCTCACCTTCGTCGCAAAAACAAGTCCTCTATTCTTAATGTTGCCCAGCCTAGGCTTGCTAATAGCCGTGGGCCTGCTCCGACTACATCAGCTGCTTGGCCTGCTCCTGCTAATAATCGTGTTGCTGTTGCTGCTCCTGCTCCTATTCCGGCTCATAGTCGTGTGCCGGTTCCTGTTCTTGCTAATAGTCGTGGGCCTGCTCCAGCAACTTCAGCTGCTTGGCCTGCACCTGCTCCCTCTGCTGGCTCTAGCCAAGTCAAGCCAGTAAATGGCAATATGGGTGGTTCATGGGGTGCGAGAAACTTGGGGAGTAGCAATCGCTTGAGCCACTCTAACTCTGCTCCTAATCTCGTTGACAGTAAATCTTTTGATCCGGCATCTGATTTCCCCCCAGTGTCAGCAGCACAGCCCAACAGGTTGCAATCTACTGCCCAAAGGCCCCAAACTAAAAAGATAGAGGATGTCCAAACTGCAAATAAGTCTTTGGTAGAGAGGATGCGAGCTGCACTTGATTATGATGAAAACAAATATAATGCTTTTAAGGAGATCTCTCAAGAGTATCGGCAAGACCTAATTGACACGTGGGAATATATACAATATGTGAAGCAGTTTAACTTGACACACCTTGTTCCTGACATGGCTAAAATATGCCCTGATATTCGGAAGCAAAAGGAACTCATTGAGGCCTATAATGCTACTACTTGTAAGAGTAGTGGAGGACAGGAGACATTTTGGGGCAGTGACAACCTTCAGTTAAAAGGAAGCAGTAGTAGCTCAAggaaggacaaaggaaagaAGGTGATTGACCGCCCAAAGGAGACATTAGCAGATAGCGTCATGAATACAGTGAAGACTTTGCAGACCCAACTCAAGCCTTTTGAAGGAGAAGCAGAAGTCTTGGAAAAGGATGGCTATCGTTCTAGCAAAGGGAAATCAACTGTAGCACTGGATGGAATGCCAGGTGGCAGTAACCAGCATCTTCCTGCACAAGGGACTAGAAATACCACTTCAGTAGATGGAGGAACTAAGCAGAAAAAGAAGACCCCAAAATATATCAGAGTTCGCCTTGGTGAGAACTATGATGCAGCAGAATTTGATGTCGATAACTCTTCTACTGATCCCAATTCAGCAGTGCCATCTGGACGCGGTGGTGTTTGGCGTACTGGAGGTGCTCAAAAACTGTTTGCAAAATGA
- the LOC110776299 gene encoding uncharacterized protein isoform X1 — translation MESATTLGVNGTIVFTTIGRIDYGFDIFSVPLHPISTSTATEHRLTDGTTVNFNGQFVDDNNSLVFISERTGYPRVYLTGPGSNNPPEQLPSAPGSLFHDRPILHGNRLFFVSAHQPSESLYKSWSAVYSVSIDNHNQTNDDQINRLTPYGAVDYSPAISISGEFVAVASYGSKPWGGEFHELHTQIVVFPVTDPNKRTVLAERGGWPTWSGDSAIYFHRQSEDGWWSIYRVAFPATESPLRVTPPGVHAFTPAAMHDGKKIAVATRRKDKAYRHIEIFDTESGEFEPVTELLNPELHHYNPFVSPGSKFLGYHRFRGGSNSGEQKGDKIIPNLEPIVSPIKSLKMVRLNGSFPSFSPDGNFLAFNPDFETGGGVKIMKSDGSKRWTLIKGRVAFYTSWAPCLSDKKKHVIFTSLGSIFQPARVTVQVARITFDASSLDPRCENIENAEIKIMTNEETGNNGFPACSPDGKLVVFRSGRSGHKNLYVMDAVDGEVDGGNSARQITEGAWVDTMPSWSPDGQVIAFSSNRHDPSNPVTFGIYLIRPDGSDLRRVHVEGSSDSDMERINHVCFSPNGEWLLFTTNMGGVTAEAVSFPNQFQPYGDLFIVKVDGSGLRRLTCDGYENGTPVWHSNGELDIEIGNLSLNGNVEVDGDELKGLQPKYLGLRCHRL, via the exons ATGGAATCCGCAACCACTCTGGGAGTGAACGGAACCATCGTCTTTACCACCATCGGCCGCATTGATTACGGCTTCGACATCTTTTCAGTCCCCCTCCACCCCATCTCCACCTCCACTGCCACCGAGCACCGCCTTACTGATGGCACCACTGTCAACTTCAACGGTCAGTTTGTAGACGACAACAACTCCCTTGTCTTCATTTCTGAACGAACTGGCTATCCTCGTGTTTACCTTACCGGACCCGGTTCCAACAATCCACCAGAGCAGCTTCCCTCTGCTCCGGGAAGCCTCTTCCACGACCGTCCTATCCTACATGGCAACCGCCTTTTCTTTGTATCTGCTCATCAACCTTCCGAATCACTCTATAAGAGCTGGTCTGCTGTTTACTCTGTCTCAATTGATAATCATAATCAAACCAATGATGATCAGATTAATCGGTTGACCCCATACGGTGCCGTTGATTACAGTCCGGCTATTTCAATCTCCGGTGAGTTTGTTGCTGTTGCTTCGTATGGGTCCAAACCTTGGGGTGGCGAATTCCACGAGCTTCACACTCAGATTGTTGTTTTCCCTGTAACTGACCCAAATAAACGCACCGTTTTAGCTGAGCGTGGTGGGTGGCCCACTTGGTCCGGCGATTCTGCTATCTACTTTCACCGTCAATCTGAAGACGGTTGGTGGAGTATTTACCGAGTTGCTTTCCCTGCCACCGAGTCTCCACTCCGAGTCACTCCCCCAGGTGTCCACGCTTTCACTCCCGCAGCAATGCACGATGGAAAGAAGATCGCCGTTGCTACTCGCCGGAAGGATAAAGCCTATCGCCATATCGAGATTTTTGATACAGAGTCAGGGGAATTCGAACCAGTTACCGAGTTGCTAAACCCAGAATTACACCACTACAACCCGTTTGTTTCCCCGGGTTCAAAGTTCCTGGGATACCACCGATTTCGGGGCGGTTCAAACTCCGGTGAGCAAAAGGGGGACAAAATAATCCCCAACCTGGAACCAATTGTTTCTCCAATCAAGTCCCTGAAAATGGTGAGACTCAACGGCTCATTCCCTTCATTTTCCCCCGACGGGAACTTCCTTGCATTTAACCCAGACTTCGAAACAGGCGGAGGGGTGAAGATCATGAAATCAGATGGCTCCAAGAGGTGGACATTGATTAAAGGACGGGTCGCCTTCTACACCTCCTGGGCCCCATGTTTATCAGATAAGAAGAAGCATGTCATCTTCACGTCGTTGGGTTCAATCTTTCAGCCTGCCAGAGTAACCGTACAGGTAGCTCGCATTACTTTCGATGCTTCAAGCCTTGATCCTCGTTGTGAAAACATCGAGAATGCTGAGATTAAGATCATGACCAATGAGGAAACGGGCAATAACGGTTTTCCGGCGTGTTCGCCTGACGGGAAATTGGTAGTTTTCCGATCAGGTAGATCGGGTCATAAGAATCTTTACGTAATGGATGCAGTAGACGGAGAAGTTGACGGAGGTAACAGTGCCCGTCAGATAACGGAGGGGGCGTGGGTTGATACTATGCCCAGTTGGTCACCGGATGGACAGGTGATCGCTTTTTCCTCAAACCGGCATGACCCGAGTAACCCGGTAACCTTTGGGATATACTTGATTCGGCCAGACGGGTCGGACTTAAGAAGAGTACACGTGGAAGGATCGAGTGATTCAGACATGGAGCGGATAAACCACGTGTGCTTTAGCCCGAATGGAGAGTGGTTGTTATTCACCACCAACATGGGTGGGGTTACGGCGGAGGCAGTTAGTTTTCCGAACCAATTTCAACCATACGGGGATCTTTTTATTGTCAAGGTGGATGGAAGTGGGTTGAGAAGGCTGACGTGTGACGGATACGAGAACGGAACACCTGTGTGGCATTCTAATGGAGAGCTTGACATTGAAATAGGAAACTTGTCATTGAATGGGAATGTTGAGGtggatggtgatgaattgaaag GTTTGCAGCCCAAGTATTTGGGGCTACGATGTCACCGACTCTAG
- the LOC110776299 gene encoding uncharacterized protein isoform X2: protein MESATTLGVNGTIVFTTIGRIDYGFDIFSVPLHPISTSTATEHRLTDGTTVNFNGQFVDDNNSLVFISERTGYPRVYLTGPGSNNPPEQLPSAPGSLFHDRPILHGNRLFFVSAHQPSESLYKSWSAVYSVSIDNHNQTNDDQINRLTPYGAVDYSPAISISGEFVAVASYGSKPWGGEFHELHTQIVVFPVTDPNKRTVLAERGGWPTWSGDSAIYFHRQSEDGWWSIYRVAFPATESPLRVTPPGVHAFTPAAMHDGKKIAVATRRKDKAYRHIEIFDTESGEFEPVTELLNPELHHYNPFVSPGSKFLGYHRFRGGSNSGEQKGDKIIPNLEPIVSPIKSLKMVRLNGSFPSFSPDGNFLAFNPDFETGGGVKIMKSDGSKRWTLIKGRVAFYTSWAPCLSDKKKHVIFTSLGSIFQPARVTVQVARITFDASSLDPRCENIENAEIKIMTNEETGNNGFPACSPDGKLVVFRSGRSGHKNLYVMDAVDGEVDGGNSARQITEGAWVDTMPSWSPDGQVIAFSSNRHDPSNPVTFGIYLIRPDGSDLRRVHVEGSSDSDMERINHVCFSPNGEWLLFTTNMGGVTAEAVSFPNQFQPYGDLFIVKVDGSGLRRLTCDGYENGTPVWHSNGELDIEIGNLSLNGNVEVDGDELKGKFVEPLWITCDF, encoded by the coding sequence ATGGAATCCGCAACCACTCTGGGAGTGAACGGAACCATCGTCTTTACCACCATCGGCCGCATTGATTACGGCTTCGACATCTTTTCAGTCCCCCTCCACCCCATCTCCACCTCCACTGCCACCGAGCACCGCCTTACTGATGGCACCACTGTCAACTTCAACGGTCAGTTTGTAGACGACAACAACTCCCTTGTCTTCATTTCTGAACGAACTGGCTATCCTCGTGTTTACCTTACCGGACCCGGTTCCAACAATCCACCAGAGCAGCTTCCCTCTGCTCCGGGAAGCCTCTTCCACGACCGTCCTATCCTACATGGCAACCGCCTTTTCTTTGTATCTGCTCATCAACCTTCCGAATCACTCTATAAGAGCTGGTCTGCTGTTTACTCTGTCTCAATTGATAATCATAATCAAACCAATGATGATCAGATTAATCGGTTGACCCCATACGGTGCCGTTGATTACAGTCCGGCTATTTCAATCTCCGGTGAGTTTGTTGCTGTTGCTTCGTATGGGTCCAAACCTTGGGGTGGCGAATTCCACGAGCTTCACACTCAGATTGTTGTTTTCCCTGTAACTGACCCAAATAAACGCACCGTTTTAGCTGAGCGTGGTGGGTGGCCCACTTGGTCCGGCGATTCTGCTATCTACTTTCACCGTCAATCTGAAGACGGTTGGTGGAGTATTTACCGAGTTGCTTTCCCTGCCACCGAGTCTCCACTCCGAGTCACTCCCCCAGGTGTCCACGCTTTCACTCCCGCAGCAATGCACGATGGAAAGAAGATCGCCGTTGCTACTCGCCGGAAGGATAAAGCCTATCGCCATATCGAGATTTTTGATACAGAGTCAGGGGAATTCGAACCAGTTACCGAGTTGCTAAACCCAGAATTACACCACTACAACCCGTTTGTTTCCCCGGGTTCAAAGTTCCTGGGATACCACCGATTTCGGGGCGGTTCAAACTCCGGTGAGCAAAAGGGGGACAAAATAATCCCCAACCTGGAACCAATTGTTTCTCCAATCAAGTCCCTGAAAATGGTGAGACTCAACGGCTCATTCCCTTCATTTTCCCCCGACGGGAACTTCCTTGCATTTAACCCAGACTTCGAAACAGGCGGAGGGGTGAAGATCATGAAATCAGATGGCTCCAAGAGGTGGACATTGATTAAAGGACGGGTCGCCTTCTACACCTCCTGGGCCCCATGTTTATCAGATAAGAAGAAGCATGTCATCTTCACGTCGTTGGGTTCAATCTTTCAGCCTGCCAGAGTAACCGTACAGGTAGCTCGCATTACTTTCGATGCTTCAAGCCTTGATCCTCGTTGTGAAAACATCGAGAATGCTGAGATTAAGATCATGACCAATGAGGAAACGGGCAATAACGGTTTTCCGGCGTGTTCGCCTGACGGGAAATTGGTAGTTTTCCGATCAGGTAGATCGGGTCATAAGAATCTTTACGTAATGGATGCAGTAGACGGAGAAGTTGACGGAGGTAACAGTGCCCGTCAGATAACGGAGGGGGCGTGGGTTGATACTATGCCCAGTTGGTCACCGGATGGACAGGTGATCGCTTTTTCCTCAAACCGGCATGACCCGAGTAACCCGGTAACCTTTGGGATATACTTGATTCGGCCAGACGGGTCGGACTTAAGAAGAGTACACGTGGAAGGATCGAGTGATTCAGACATGGAGCGGATAAACCACGTGTGCTTTAGCCCGAATGGAGAGTGGTTGTTATTCACCACCAACATGGGTGGGGTTACGGCGGAGGCAGTTAGTTTTCCGAACCAATTTCAACCATACGGGGATCTTTTTATTGTCAAGGTGGATGGAAGTGGGTTGAGAAGGCTGACGTGTGACGGATACGAGAACGGAACACCTGTGTGGCATTCTAATGGAGAGCTTGACATTGAAATAGGAAACTTGTCATTGAATGGGAATGTTGAGGtggatggtgatgaattgaaagGTAAATTTGTCGAGCCACTATGGATTACTTGTGATTTTTGA
- the LOC110776320 gene encoding uncharacterized protein isoform X2, with protein MEKRCEYWLPKKKRFCANFPFNDSPCVLEENMEGHLKRCPLLKQTQTLSLQPYYQKGINQGTDSEDQDVQFTSEMKRNWVYNLSAPLFYDLLSKIRSLHASICKDMQFSYKIPNACDIWIKRQNDRKIPYQEKHVRQQASILGNLEDFGALSSSDQAFSEEQCDRSTLHCYEDDVSAVVEFGAGRGYLTQILADCYGIEKVVLVERKAYKLKADRSLRQIENLALERLRIDIEDLNLNAVESLKGIPYLAIGKHLCGPATDLTLRCCLSEHCDQDNGKEPGVRPHLRSIAVATCCHHLCQWKHYTSKQYLKNLGITKEDFHAITWFTSWAVDADHGSDVSDDGSLPSPIPPHPPSGNEECGGDARGVEGITRNMKAMDRAALGFMCKDIIDMGRLMWIKECGLEAKLVKYVPSDISPENRLLVAKAGTTTIST; from the exons ATGGAGAAACGTTGCGAATATTGGCTGCCCAAGAAGAAACGATTTTGCGCCAATTTCCCCTTCAATGATTCCCC TTGTGTGCTTGAAGAAAACATGGAGGGTCACTTGAAGAGATGCCCATTATTGAAACAAACCCAGACATTGTCACTCCAGCCTTACTACCAAAAGGGGATTAATCAAGGCACAGATTCTGAAGATCAAGATGTTCAATTCACATCTGAGATGAAGAGGAATTGGGTTTATAATTTGAGTGCTCCTCTTTTTTATGATTTACTCTCCAAGATCCGTTCTCTTCATGCTTCCATTTGTAAGGACATGCAGTTTTCTTACAAGATACCTAACGCTTGTGATATCTGGATAAAGAGACAAAATGACCG GAAAATACCATACCAAGAGAAGCATGTCCGGCAACAAGCGTCAATTCTCGGGAATTTGGAGGACTTTGGGGCTTTGAGCAGTTCTGATCAAGCTTTTTCAGAAGAACAGTGTGATCGTAGCACATTGCATTGCTATGAAGATGATGTCTCTGCTGTGGTTGAGTTTGGAGCTGGTAGGGGTTACTTAACACAGATATTGGCTGATTGTTATGGGATTGAAAAGGTAGTCCTGGTTGAGCGCAAGGCGTACAAGCTCAAG GCAGATCGGAGTTTACGACAAATAGAGAACTTAGCATTGGAGCGTTTAAGAATCGACA TTGAAGATTTAAATCTGAATGCTGTCGAGTCTTTGAAGGGAATACCTTACTTGGCAATTGGTAAACATCTATGTGGGCCTGCTACAG ATTTGACTCTTAGATGTTGTCTCAGTGAACATTGTGATCAAGATAATGGGAAAGAGCCTGGTGTTCGTCCTCATCTCAGAAGCATAGCTGTGGCGACCTGTTGCCACCATCTCTGCCAATGGAAACACTACACAA GTAAACAATACCTAAAGAACCTAGGAATCACTAAAGAGGATTTCCATGCTATCACATGGTTCACCAGTTGGGCAGTAGATGCTGATCATGGGTCAGATGTCTCTGATGATGGTTCTTTGCCATCTCCTATTCCACCTCACCCACCAAG TGGTAATGAAGAGTGTGGTGGAGATGCTAGAGGAGTTGAAGGTATTACAAGGAACATGAAAGCAATGGACAGGGCAGCATTAGGGTTCATGTGCAAGGATATAATTGATATGGGGAGGTTGATGTGGATTAAGGAATGCGGACTGGAAGCTAAACTTGTCAAGTATGTCCCATCAGACATTTCCCCTGAAAATCGTCTGCTGGTTGCAAAGGCAGGAACAACAACCATCTCTACCTGA
- the LOC110776320 gene encoding tRNA:m(4)X modification enzyme TRM13 isoform X1 — translation MEKRCEYWLPKKKRFCANFPFNDSPFCGNHSIRSNGKWIPCSIDPSHCVLEENMEGHLKRCPLLKQTQTLSLQPYYQKGINQGTDSEDQDVQFTSEMKRNWVYNLSAPLFYDLLSKIRSLHASICKDMQFSYKIPNACDIWIKRQNDRKIPYQEKHVRQQASILGNLEDFGALSSSDQAFSEEQCDRSTLHCYEDDVSAVVEFGAGRGYLTQILADCYGIEKVVLVERKAYKLKADRSLRQIENLALERLRIDIEDLNLNAVESLKGIPYLAIGKHLCGPATDLTLRCCLSEHCDQDNGKEPGVRPHLRSIAVATCCHHLCQWKHYTSKQYLKNLGITKEDFHAITWFTSWAVDADHGSDVSDDGSLPSPIPPHPPSGNEECGGDARGVEGITRNMKAMDRAALGFMCKDIIDMGRLMWIKECGLEAKLVKYVPSDISPENRLLVAKAGTTTIST, via the exons ATGGAGAAACGTTGCGAATATTGGCTGCCCAAGAAGAAACGATTTTGCGCCAATTTCCCCTTCAATGATTCCCC ATTCTGCGGGAATCACAGCATTAGGTCCAATGGCAAGTGGATTCCTTGCTCAATCGACCCTTCCCA TTGTGTGCTTGAAGAAAACATGGAGGGTCACTTGAAGAGATGCCCATTATTGAAACAAACCCAGACATTGTCACTCCAGCCTTACTACCAAAAGGGGATTAATCAAGGCACAGATTCTGAAGATCAAGATGTTCAATTCACATCTGAGATGAAGAGGAATTGGGTTTATAATTTGAGTGCTCCTCTTTTTTATGATTTACTCTCCAAGATCCGTTCTCTTCATGCTTCCATTTGTAAGGACATGCAGTTTTCTTACAAGATACCTAACGCTTGTGATATCTGGATAAAGAGACAAAATGACCG GAAAATACCATACCAAGAGAAGCATGTCCGGCAACAAGCGTCAATTCTCGGGAATTTGGAGGACTTTGGGGCTTTGAGCAGTTCTGATCAAGCTTTTTCAGAAGAACAGTGTGATCGTAGCACATTGCATTGCTATGAAGATGATGTCTCTGCTGTGGTTGAGTTTGGAGCTGGTAGGGGTTACTTAACACAGATATTGGCTGATTGTTATGGGATTGAAAAGGTAGTCCTGGTTGAGCGCAAGGCGTACAAGCTCAAG GCAGATCGGAGTTTACGACAAATAGAGAACTTAGCATTGGAGCGTTTAAGAATCGACA TTGAAGATTTAAATCTGAATGCTGTCGAGTCTTTGAAGGGAATACCTTACTTGGCAATTGGTAAACATCTATGTGGGCCTGCTACAG ATTTGACTCTTAGATGTTGTCTCAGTGAACATTGTGATCAAGATAATGGGAAAGAGCCTGGTGTTCGTCCTCATCTCAGAAGCATAGCTGTGGCGACCTGTTGCCACCATCTCTGCCAATGGAAACACTACACAA GTAAACAATACCTAAAGAACCTAGGAATCACTAAAGAGGATTTCCATGCTATCACATGGTTCACCAGTTGGGCAGTAGATGCTGATCATGGGTCAGATGTCTCTGATGATGGTTCTTTGCCATCTCCTATTCCACCTCACCCACCAAG TGGTAATGAAGAGTGTGGTGGAGATGCTAGAGGAGTTGAAGGTATTACAAGGAACATGAAAGCAATGGACAGGGCAGCATTAGGGTTCATGTGCAAGGATATAATTGATATGGGGAGGTTGATGTGGATTAAGGAATGCGGACTGGAAGCTAAACTTGTCAAGTATGTCCCATCAGACATTTCCCCTGAAAATCGTCTGCTGGTTGCAAAGGCAGGAACAACAACCATCTCTACCTGA
- the LOC110776320 gene encoding uncharacterized protein isoform X3 — translation MIPHSAGITALGPMASGFLAQSTLPKNMEGHLKRCPLLKQTQTLSLQPYYQKGINQGTDSEDQDVQFTSEMKRNWVYNLSAPLFYDLLSKIRSLHASICKDMQFSYKIPNACDIWIKRQNDRKIPYQEKHVRQQASILGNLEDFGALSSSDQAFSEEQCDRSTLHCYEDDVSAVVEFGAGRGYLTQILADCYGIEKVVLVERKAYKLKADRSLRQIENLALERLRIDIEDLNLNAVESLKGIPYLAIGKHLCGPATDLTLRCCLSEHCDQDNGKEPGVRPHLRSIAVATCCHHLCQWKHYTSKQYLKNLGITKEDFHAITWFTSWAVDADHGSDVSDDGSLPSPIPPHPPSGNEECGGDARGVEGITRNMKAMDRAALGFMCKDIIDMGRLMWIKECGLEAKLVKYVPSDISPENRLLVAKAGTTTIST, via the exons ATGATTCCCC ATTCTGCGGGAATCACAGCATTAGGTCCAATGGCAAGTGGATTCCTTGCTCAATCGACCCTTCCCA AAAACATGGAGGGTCACTTGAAGAGATGCCCATTATTGAAACAAACCCAGACATTGTCACTCCAGCCTTACTACCAAAAGGGGATTAATCAAGGCACAGATTCTGAAGATCAAGATGTTCAATTCACATCTGAGATGAAGAGGAATTGGGTTTATAATTTGAGTGCTCCTCTTTTTTATGATTTACTCTCCAAGATCCGTTCTCTTCATGCTTCCATTTGTAAGGACATGCAGTTTTCTTACAAGATACCTAACGCTTGTGATATCTGGATAAAGAGACAAAATGACCG GAAAATACCATACCAAGAGAAGCATGTCCGGCAACAAGCGTCAATTCTCGGGAATTTGGAGGACTTTGGGGCTTTGAGCAGTTCTGATCAAGCTTTTTCAGAAGAACAGTGTGATCGTAGCACATTGCATTGCTATGAAGATGATGTCTCTGCTGTGGTTGAGTTTGGAGCTGGTAGGGGTTACTTAACACAGATATTGGCTGATTGTTATGGGATTGAAAAGGTAGTCCTGGTTGAGCGCAAGGCGTACAAGCTCAAG GCAGATCGGAGTTTACGACAAATAGAGAACTTAGCATTGGAGCGTTTAAGAATCGACA TTGAAGATTTAAATCTGAATGCTGTCGAGTCTTTGAAGGGAATACCTTACTTGGCAATTGGTAAACATCTATGTGGGCCTGCTACAG ATTTGACTCTTAGATGTTGTCTCAGTGAACATTGTGATCAAGATAATGGGAAAGAGCCTGGTGTTCGTCCTCATCTCAGAAGCATAGCTGTGGCGACCTGTTGCCACCATCTCTGCCAATGGAAACACTACACAA GTAAACAATACCTAAAGAACCTAGGAATCACTAAAGAGGATTTCCATGCTATCACATGGTTCACCAGTTGGGCAGTAGATGCTGATCATGGGTCAGATGTCTCTGATGATGGTTCTTTGCCATCTCCTATTCCACCTCACCCACCAAG TGGTAATGAAGAGTGTGGTGGAGATGCTAGAGGAGTTGAAGGTATTACAAGGAACATGAAAGCAATGGACAGGGCAGCATTAGGGTTCATGTGCAAGGATATAATTGATATGGGGAGGTTGATGTGGATTAAGGAATGCGGACTGGAAGCTAAACTTGTCAAGTATGTCCCATCAGACATTTCCCCTGAAAATCGTCTGCTGGTTGCAAAGGCAGGAACAACAACCATCTCTACCTGA